The Paenibacillus polymyxa M1 DNA segment AGATCAGGGCGCTGCGATGTCCTTTTTCCAGCATACGGGCAGAAAAAAGCCTTGCGACAATTGCACTTAATGCGAACAAAGTCGTAACAAGACTGACCTGCACGGAGGTGGCGTGGAACGCATTTTTCACATAGGAAGGAATGGAAGATACAATCATCTGTAGTTCGAGAAACAAAAATAAATTGGAAACCGTAAGAACGATAAATTCCTTGGTCCAAAGAGGTTGCTTGCCTTGTTGCATATTAATCGTTCTCTCCTTGTTTTTCTGATTCAGTCATGTTGGTATGAATTTGTAAAAGAATGTGGCGGAATTGCTTTAGATCGGCAGAGGAAATTCCTTTTACAAAATCGTGGTTGGCATCCCGTTCGACGGGGAGGGTCTCCTCCACAAGCTGTCGACCAGCTTCAGTCAAATGAAGCAGATAGGCCCGGCGGTCCTGCGGGCTATTCACACGCCTTACCCAGCCCTTCTTGTCCAACAAATCAATAATACGGGTCGTAGTGGGCTGGTCCTTTACGGCCTTAGCTGCAATTTCTTTCTGATTTAAACCCTCGGCTTGATAGATTTGGTATAGAACCGACCATTGCTCTGGGGAAATATCATAAGGTTTAAGACGATGCAAGAGCTGTTGACTCATTTTGCGATGAGTAATCCCAAGCAACATCCCAATAGAACAATCGGGAGGCAAATTGTTCATAGGGCACTCCTTTCTATTTTTCCGTACAGGGATACTTTGAAATTAATTAGTTGTTATAACAATTATATGGACAACAAGTTGTTTTGTCAAAAGAAGTGCAAAAAACAGCCCGTAAAAACGGGCTGTTGGGGTATTAGTACAATATAGTTTGCCATGACTGGCGAATTAAGCTTTAGGTACAGTTTCCCAATCCTTAAGGAAGCGTTCGATACCGCTGTCTGTCAGCGGATGTTTCCACAGGGAAGGAAGCAAGGAACCTGGAATGGTGGCGATATGTGCACCAGACAGAGCAGCATCTTCTACATGCTTAATGTTACGGATGGAAGCCGCGATGATTTCGGATTTCAGACCATGAATGTCCAAAATTTGTCTCAGATCACGAATCAGCTTCATGCCGTCAACGGCGATATCATCCAGACGTCCTACGAACGGGCTGATAAAAGTAGCGCCAGCTTTGGCTGCCATCAAACCTTGAGCTGCGGAGAAAATCAGTGTTACATTCGTTTTGATTCCGTTTTTGGTCAGCTCGTTACAAGCATACAAGCCGTCTTCCGTCATAGGAAGCTTGATCACCACGTTAGGTGCCCACTTTGCGATGTCATAAGCTTCTGCGAGCATATCTTCAGCCTTGAGGCCAATGACCTCAGCACTTACGGGACCTTCAACGATACTGCAAATCTCCTGAATGACTTCCTTGAACACTCGACCTTCCTTAGCGATCAGGGAAGGGTTCGTTGTTACACCATCAACCAGACCCAAACGTTCAATACGTTTGATTTCTTCAATGTTACCAGTATCCAAGAAAAATTTCATTTGATTTTCCTCCTCAGGTTTATATAGTACATAATACATATCATATGGCGCACATTAGCACATTTAAATGTAGCATATTGCACACGTTAAACTTATAATTAGTATGTATTACATTCTTAATTGTGACACATTTTAAATTTGAAAACAAGCGGTCTATGATTAAAATTTGATGAATTGTCGAAACATGCTGAAATTTACTGATCTGTGCTCATTTATAATGTATACTACCCCATTCCATAAGGAGGTAATCATTATTCAACTGTCAGAAAGACAGCGGGAAATTGTAGATATTGTCCAGCGCCTGGCGCCTGTTACAGGGGATAAAATCGCTGAAGAGCTGGGACTATCGCGGCCGACTTTGCGTTCTGACCTTGCTTTGCTGGTTATGCTCGGGCTAGTAGATGCCAAACCAAAGGTGGGCTACTTGCCAGGGCGTTATCCAAAATATGATAGCCATATCGGCAGTATGCTCAAAAAGCTGACTGTGGCAGATATACTCAGTGATCCGATTTTGATATCAGGTGATGCTACCGCCTATGATGCGGTATTGATGCTGTTTCAGCAAAATACAGGCACGCTGATGGTTACAGGGGAGGAGCAGGAGCTCATTGGTATTGTTACCCGCAAAGATTTGCTGAAGGTCATGCTGGGACATACTGATCTTCACACTGTCCCGGTGACCATGGCTATGACTCGCCGGGCCCAAATGACGACGCTTGCTCCAGGAGATTCTTTATTGGAAGCAATATCGAGATTGATTCGGCATCAGATTAATTGTCTTCCTGTTTTGGACGAGCCATGTACCTCCTCGGCTCCAATTCAGGGGTTGGTAGGGCGGGTTACGAAAACGGATATTATGAACGCCATTCTGAATTTGACGGAAGAAAAGACGTAAAACATGAATAAGGGGGCCTTATATGTACTGGTTGGCCATGCTGACGATGCTGATTGACCATGTCGGACTTGTGTTTTTTCCGACAGATCCGGCTTGGAGAATTGCCGGCAGGCTTGCTTTTCCAATCTACGCGTACGCTCTCTATATGGGATATACCCGTACCCGAAATATGCGGAGCTACATGCTTCGCCTGCTCGGACTAGCCTTGATCTCCCAGGTGCCCTATATGCTGGCCTTTGATGTACACAGACCCAATGTGATCTGGACGCTACTGACGTCGTTGCTCGCGCTGGCTGCTGCATCTCGCATGAAGCATTGGGTGGCTGTAACGGGTCTGTACGTCCTCACAGCGCTATTTATGGAGCTCAGCCAGATGGATTACGGAGCTTATGGTCTGCTGCTTGTTCTCATTTATCGATACACCCGTTCATATATGATGATTGCTGCCCATTTTGTTTTGAATGTTGTGTATGATATGGTACACCATGCGAATATTCAGCACTTTAGTCTGCTGTCCAGCATTCTGATTGTATGTTTTGCCACTGGGGAGAGCGGATTTTATCGTCGGGTACCGCGTTGGTTGTGGCGCAGCTTTTATCCGGCACATCTAGCTGTGATTGCGCTAATTCGCATCTGGCCCTAAACTTGAAACCATACAATAAAAGAACCTTTACAATCCTGACATAAAATGATTGTAAAGGTTCTTTTTATTCTTAAATAAACTATGGTGTTCAGGATGCCTCATTCGGACCTTGGGCAAAAGGAAGTGGGCGAAGGGGAGCCCCTTCTTTCATATATTGTACCAATACTTCGGGAATATTGTGTATTCCACCTGCATTGACGCGATAGCCATTCGTTTGTCCTGGCGAGTTAATTCCTCGTTTCACCGTGAACGTAACGTCAATTCCCAAGGAGCGGCAAATTTCCAATGTCTCCTTGGTATACCCACCATAAGGGAAGGCCAGTACATTCTGATCATTGTGTAGATGTTTGAAGAGCTTCTTATCAGCCATGTCCAAATCGGTATAAATCCGCTGTTTGAACTCCTCCTCGGTTTCCATTCGCCCCAGCTTTTTCGAATACACCGGACCCATCAGAAGCGGTTTTTGTTTGGTGCGCGTGGTGTTGGAGTATCCGTACGAATGCTCGTCATTGGTATGACTGTAAAAATCAATGCCCTCTGCATGCATCTGATGAATTTGATTCCATGTCAGCTTAGGTATACCAATATGTTTAGGATTGCTGATTGTGGATGTAATGAGAAAATTGGTAGCCGGAACATGATACTTCTTCAACACGGGAAAAGTGTCCGTATAAAAAGATTCATAGCCATCGTCAAATGTCATAAGAACCGCATTATCGGGAACTTTGCCTTTATGTAAAATAAAATCTGTATACTCTTTCATGGTGATCCAATGAAAGCCATTTGCTTTCATTTCGTCCAACTGTTTCGTTAAATTACTAAGCTTGAGAGCACCGGGATCAGGTGGAGTCTTGGTCACTTCATGATACATCAGGACAATGACTTTGTTTTGGTAATATACCCTATCTGGTGTAGGCGTCAGTGAAAATAAATGGCGTACCAGTCGATCTGCATTAGCAGTGCGTGTACGATGAGTTCCTTTGACTACAGGTGTGTGATAAATGCTACGTGCTTCATACACCAAAATCCCTAGAATAGCTACCAAGCTTATGATTAGCAATGTTCTTTTTAAAAAAGTGTGTTTCATTGAATGACATCCCCCGCATGCAAAAAATTCTGAAAGTATAGAGGTTTATACTAAATATGAAACTAGCAAAATCTAGTCTATCATACCGAAAACACGCGGGGGAAATATCACAACTTTGTTACCTCTGTGTTGCTTGTGCAGATACCGAAGATGAGGCCGGGAAGTAACCGATCTCGACAGCATGCTCGATCATATTGCGAATAAACTCCAGGTCGGTTACCGGACACTGGACGCCAGCTTGTTCCAGCAGAGCTGTGGTTACAGAGCAGCCGTAACGGTAGGCCGAATCCTTGGCGCCATCACCTTCGAGTTGTCCCATAGCAAGGTGAAGTGCATCTTCCTGAATGCCAGAAGACGGATTCAGCAGCCAAGCGCTGTAATCGTCAAAAGGCAGGGTTTCTACTGCGTAACCGAGCTGGTTTACCATAGCGATCAATTCATCATATGGCAGTGGGTTCGGATTACAGATGTGGAAAATGCGGTTCGCACTTTTTTGCTTGACGGACAGTTCTACAATAGCACGGCTTGCGTAATCAATCGGTGTAAAGTCTGTATGCCAATCGGCTTGTGGAGCTTTGCCCAGCAGCAGCATCGCTTTCATCATACGATAATAAGCATTGCTGTCGATATTACGCTGGAAGCGTCCGTTGGCCGAATGGGCGGTCAAATTACCCGCACGGTAGATCGAGACAGGCGTACCTGCTTGAGCTGCTTGGAATAATAGCTTCTCTGCCGCAAGTTTACTGTTCGTGTACAGGTTGTCCACGTGCAGTTCATCTGGGAAGGCAGAGAGTTCTAATGTCGATTCCCATTTTCCTTCGTTTGCAAGATCCTCTGGTATTCCCATAGTGGAAACATGATGGAAGGAGACTCCTGGTTTAGCTTGGGCGATTTTAAGCAGTTCCAATGTTCCGGTCACATTCGTGCGATCGAAGGTTGCCGAATCACCAAAATGGCGAACGTCAGCGGCGCTGTGAATGATACCGTCGATGTGGTGCTCTAGCATATGGCGGTCGACAGAAGAGAGACCAAGATCAGCCTGCTCTAGATCCCCATAGACAGCCTTCACCCGTCCTTCCATCAAGCTGGAGATATCTTGACCAAAATATCCTGTCAATACGGATTGAATACGCTCAAAGCCAGATGGACCGTCCTGAGAAGGGCGTACCATTGCGTATACTTTGGCTTCTGTCCGGTGGAGCAGGTCATACAGAATGTGTGAACCCAGATATCCCGTGGCTCCGGTCAACAAAATCACGCGCAAGTCGCGGATTTCAGCTAAATCTGAAGTGCCAGGCAACTCAATAGGATGTTCATTCAAATCTGTTTTTTCCTGAGAAATCGCGAGTGACTTGCGCTGAGGCGCTTGTTCTGTAACTAATTGCTCTACATATTCAGCAAGCTCACGAACAGTTTTGTAGCGGAAGAAGTCACCAATACGCAGCGAGCCATAACGCGGCTTCAGAATAGCCAGCACATGAATGACACGAAGCGAATCGCCTCCGATCAGGAAGAAATCGTCGGTCGCGCCAATGTTATTTTTACCAAGCACTTGTGTCCATGCTTCGGCAATGAGTGTTTCGGTTCCTTCGCGGAGAGGCTCCCCACCAGACGTAACATCAGGCACTTCAGGAAGTGGCCGCAGGGCCAACTTTTTACGATCGATCTTGCCAGTTGGTGAAATAGGCATGGCTTCCAGATGAACAACATGGGTCGGTACAAAATAGGAAGGCAGCTTGCCTCCAATATAAGACTGAATAACGTCCTGTGGAATGGTCTGTCCGTCCGAAGTGGTGAAATAGCCAACTAACATGTTCTGATCTGTGTGATCCTTGACGGCAACGACAGCTACGTCCTGAACACCTGGATGTTTGGAGAAATGGTCTTCAATTTCTCCTATTTCAATCCGGTTCCCCCGAATTTTGAGCTGCGAATCCTTCCGGCTTACGTATTCAATCGTACCGTCTGGCAGTAGCTTGGCGATATCCCCCGAACGGTACATTTTCTCACCCGGGACAAATGGATTGTCCACGAACGATTGGGCTGTACGCTCCGGCTGGTGGAGATAGCCATGGGCCAACGCAGGCGTAGCAATGCATACTTCGCCCGGAATATTGACAGGGCAGAGCTTGTTATCGTCGTTAACGATGTACACTTTGTAATTGTAAATCGGCTTGCCGATCGGGATATTAACGACATGCTCAGGTACGGCACCACGGACTCGATGGGTCGTCGTCGCTACGGTGCATTCGGTAGGTCCGTATACGTTTACGATGTCGGTATCTGTACCGAATTTGCTTTGGAACGCCCGAACTTGTGAGCCATACAGCGCTTCGCCTGCTACAGTAACAATTCGAACATTTGCGAGTTTACGATAACCTTCGTCTGACAGGTACGTAGATAGCTGATTAAAGAATACGGTTGGCAAAATAGTAATAATCGTTGTGCCCGTACGTTCGATGGCTTCAGCGAATTCTTCAACAGATACGCGCTCTTCGGAAGACAGCAAGTACAATTTTGCACCGTAAAACAAGGCTCCAATCGTATCCCACACCGAAGCATCGAAGCTATAGGTGGCGAATTGGGTCAATACATCCTGAGGCGTAATGTCACAATCGCGTTGCACGACAGCTCCTAGGTTAACGACACCGCGGTGAGCGATCAGGGCACCTTTTGGTTTGCCTGTAGAACCGGAGGTATAGATGACATAAGCTAGATCATCTGAACTAACATCAACGTTTGGATTGCTTGCTGCATAACCTGCCAGTGGTCCATC contains these protein-coding regions:
- a CDS encoding TraX family protein, producing the protein MYWLAMLTMLIDHVGLVFFPTDPAWRIAGRLAFPIYAYALYMGYTRTRNMRSYMLRLLGLALISQVPYMLAFDVHRPNVIWTLLTSLLALAAASRMKHWVAVTGLYVLTALFMELSQMDYGAYGLLLVLIYRYTRSYMMIAAHFVLNVVYDMVHHANIQHFSLLSSILIVCFATGESGFYRRVPRWLWRSFYPAHLAVIALIRIWP
- a CDS encoding polysaccharide deacetylase family protein translates to MKHTFLKRTLLIISLVAILGILVYEARSIYHTPVVKGTHRTRTANADRLVRHLFSLTPTPDRVYYQNKVIVLMYHEVTKTPPDPGALKLSNLTKQLDEMKANGFHWITMKEYTDFILHKGKVPDNAVLMTFDDGYESFYTDTFPVLKKYHVPATNFLITSTISNPKHIGIPKLTWNQIHQMHAEGIDFYSHTNDEHSYGYSNTTRTKQKPLLMGPVYSKKLGRMETEEEFKQRIYTDLDMADKKLFKHLHNDQNVLAFPYGGYTKETLEICRSLGIDVTFTVKRGINSPGQTNGYRVNAGGIHNIPEVLVQYMKEGAPLRPLPFAQGPNEAS
- a CDS encoding CBS domain-containing protein — protein: MLKFTDLCSFIMYTTPFHKEVIIIQLSERQREIVDIVQRLAPVTGDKIAEELGLSRPTLRSDLALLVMLGLVDAKPKVGYLPGRYPKYDSHIGSMLKKLTVADILSDPILISGDATAYDAVLMLFQQNTGTLMVTGEEQELIGIVTRKDLLKVMLGHTDLHTVPVTMAMTRRAQMTTLAPGDSLLEAISRLIRHQINCLPVLDEPCTSSAPIQGLVGRVTKTDIMNAILNLTEEKT
- a CDS encoding amino acid adenylation domain-containing protein translates to MASLLQNSTQTAPSPFLVPLDFARIQRKYTSSTYQVELGTSISDQLNQQKVAEDKQAVLLSAYTAWLYRLSAEEEVSFSTFMPQSGLLTASLTVEKETTFHELASLFQEMLREPHAFLAEPQADTSFSTTLPTDSGVESRIMDWAVSESNGTYQIQIRYDQSLLLETTVVRYAEYFVTLLRGALNNSHALVNSIDILSDADRAAHEALNNTVVKYPEHQTIHGMFEEAASQYPDRPAIASHTGEYTYRELNERANQVARVLLSKGLTKGEFVTIFMERSLETVISLLGILKAGGVYVPVDPAHPADRSSYIVEDTRSPFVLTTSALTQQAAELCGSIETVKEILAIDGPLAGYAASNPNVDVSSDDLAYVIYTSGSTGKPKGALIAHRGVVNLGAVVQRDCDITPQDVLTQFATYSFDASVWDTIGALFYGAKLYLLSSEERVSVEEFAEAIERTGTTIITILPTVFFNQLSTYLSDEGYRKLANVRIVTVAGEALYGSQVRAFQSKFGTDTDIVNVYGPTECTVATTTHRVRGAVPEHVVNIPIGKPIYNYKVYIVNDDNKLCPVNIPGEVCIATPALAHGYLHQPERTAQSFVDNPFVPGEKMYRSGDIAKLLPDGTIEYVSRKDSQLKIRGNRIEIGEIEDHFSKHPGVQDVAVVAVKDHTDQNMLVGYFTTSDGQTIPQDVIQSYIGGKLPSYFVPTHVVHLEAMPISPTGKIDRKKLALRPLPEVPDVTSGGEPLREGTETLIAEAWTQVLGKNNIGATDDFFLIGGDSLRVIHVLAILKPRYGSLRIGDFFRYKTVRELAEYVEQLVTEQAPQRKSLAISQEKTDLNEHPIELPGTSDLAEIRDLRVILLTGATGYLGSHILYDLLHRTEAKVYAMVRPSQDGPSGFERIQSVLTGYFGQDISSLMEGRVKAVYGDLEQADLGLSSVDRHMLEHHIDGIIHSAADVRHFGDSATFDRTNVTGTLELLKIAQAKPGVSFHHVSTMGIPEDLANEGKWESTLELSAFPDELHVDNLYTNSKLAAEKLLFQAAQAGTPVSIYRAGNLTAHSANGRFQRNIDSNAYYRMMKAMLLLGKAPQADWHTDFTPIDYASRAIVELSVKQKSANRIFHICNPNPLPYDELIAMVNQLGYAVETLPFDDYSAWLLNPSSGIQEDALHLAMGQLEGDGAKDSAYRYGCSVTTALLEQAGVQCPVTDLEFIRNMIEHAVEIGYFPASSSVSAQATQR
- the fsa gene encoding fructose-6-phosphate aldolase — protein: MKFFLDTGNIEEIKRIERLGLVDGVTTNPSLIAKEGRVFKEVIQEICSIVEGPVSAEVIGLKAEDMLAEAYDIAKWAPNVVIKLPMTEDGLYACNELTKNGIKTNVTLIFSAAQGLMAAKAGATFISPFVGRLDDIAVDGMKLIRDLRQILDIHGLKSEIIAASIRNIKHVEDAALSGAHIATIPGSLLPSLWKHPLTDSGIERFLKDWETVPKA
- a CDS encoding MarR family winged helix-turn-helix transcriptional regulator yields the protein MNNLPPDCSIGMLLGITHRKMSQQLLHRLKPYDISPEQWSVLYQIYQAEGLNQKEIAAKAVKDQPTTTRIIDLLDKKGWVRRVNSPQDRRAYLLHLTEAGRQLVEETLPVERDANHDFVKGISSADLKQFRHILLQIHTNMTESEKQGEND